A window of Gossypium hirsutum isolate 1008001.06 chromosome D13, Gossypium_hirsutum_v2.1, whole genome shotgun sequence genomic DNA:
TAAATCTGATCATTCGGCCTATAAACTCCAACATCAGCAGGCCTATGTTCATGATAAGGTGCAGGCCCAAACCTATAGTGAAATTGTGACCCAACTGATTGCCCATAAACAACACTATCAGCTCCGTGTAAGTATGAATTAGAACCCCTAGCATGTTGAGGCACAGCATTTGGCCAAAACAGTCCTCCCGAACCAGCGCCTTGCCACTCCATCAATCCCGGGCCATGAGGCAGACCAGAGAACGGCAACAGGCCATGAGGCGAACTAAAGAACTGCGATTCACCATCACCATGATAATCAATTAGAATCGCGGCTTAAATTGTCGACGACCCTTCATAACCCTGATTATAATGGAAGAAACACCGTGGGGTTATATGGCCGAACCTTCCATAGATCTGGCACGTAGGCGAGACCAAAACCCTCACCGGTGTCCTCCAGACAAATTACAAGCGCCACGAACTGAGCCCACTGGAATCGACGACAGCCCATCTGCCAAATTCGACAACAAACCAATCTCCAAAAGGTTAGCATGAAGGGGTACATCTTGGATCGCACGCTCCTGACGGCTTTCATACTCGAGCAGTACATTAACAAGCCGTTGAAACAACAAAGGCTCCGAAGAGAACGAAGCTAAAGTAATAACTGCATCAAAATCTGGAGGTGACCCTGCAATGACGATTTCTACCTTCTCTTCATCCGATATTCGAGAATCGGACGCCTCTAACAAGGCactaatattttgaattttggcaACATATTCTTTGACCGAATAACTGCCTTTTTAAGCGAATAAAGATCATGCCAGAGACGAGAAATTTTCGTACCTGTAATCGTAGCGAAGATTCGAGTGGCGGTCCTCTACACATCACATGTCGATCGAGCCTCTGTAAAGGAAGACAGAAGGGAGGGACTAATTGTGGtagggtgagcattcgatcgaatcgaatcgaatcaaaaattttcgagttaatcgagttttcgaatctcattttatcatcctaactttatttgaagttttctcgaatcgagttgagtgagatgaaattcgaatcgagtcgaatcgaatatatttgttcgagttaaattttaaaaaataattttgggtatttgtaaccattgtcacccatcgtaataaaatttgtccaccttaatcaaattttttattaactttcatcactttataatttatttattaattttttatatactggttagcttctttgcttgcttagttgtttcaattatcttcagattcttgtcactatgtattttagaattaaaaaatatattaaatgtaaaaatatgattttttaataaaagttattttaaaaataaaatgtaaaattgataccaatataaaattttaacacgaatattttatgtcataattaataatccaattttaatataaatattcaatatgactaaagaatacaataatataaataatataaaatgtgaaatttaatttaataatataaatagtagatataaataaaattattactatttatgtttagtgatttttttggataattttgattttttatttgagagtaaagggtgagaagtaaaagtttaggggaaaaataaaaagttttggggaataaaagtttgagggaaagtaaatagggggagtaaaatttttgagggaaaatattaaaaaaaattggagggggagggtttgggatagatgggaggtgggatgggaagggaataaaagttttaggggaaaagtgggagggactaaaaattttgggggaaaataaaagattttgagggttttttggagtaaaattttgagaaaaaataaatgagagtaaaattttagtgggaaatggattttgggtagattggggggttgagAGGGGAGgagaggggagtaaaagttttggggggaaagtgggaaggagtaaaagttttgagggaaaagtaaaaaggtttgggagtttggggtaaaaatgtaaaatattatagtttgatattcgaattattcgagttattcgaattcgaaaactcaacttgattcgaactcgaaattcgaaaaaaaaattcgagttgattcgaataactcaattaactcgaataactcgattcgtttaactcgaaattcaaatttttttcgattttttcgagtcgaatcgagtttttcTCACCCCTAAATTGTGGAGAGTAACCATGAAGTAATCGATCTTGCTGTACAAATGCCGAGGCATCCGAATTCGGAACTAACGAACCCTCCGGAGACGACACAAACCGCGGTGGAGTAGGTAACATTCCATCCAAAAATCCAGTCAACTCATAGACTTCAATAATCAACCTAACATGCTGTTGCCACTAAACGAAATGATCTTCATCCAACTTGACAGTCTCATGGCGAGGAAATGCTTGAACGAGCCTAGCCATAGTGAACGGCGGAGATCCATGGTCGACAGAGGTAGAATCAGCAAACGCTGTGGTGGTCATGGAAGCAGACAATGAATAGATCCCATTAGGCGACTGATACCATGTTAACATATAAGTTATAATgctaatattgaaaatatattgagTATTGAGAAAACTCTTTTTATATTTAGACTTCAATCTTGAATCTGTACATTATAGCAGTAGTATTTATAGAACAATTGAGTAACTGCTGTTGCTAACAAACTCAACTACTTGAATAACAGACTAACAGCTAATAGTCTAGATCAATTACTACTCTTAACATAGACAAGAGAGAAATCAATTTACCAAATTAGAAATTTTTATCTGATCTTTCTTTGTCTGTATCTGAATTTCATATATAATACAGCCACTCTTGTCTCATGTGACACTTCTAAGAAGCCTCCACGTTACtcttaaaaaaagtaataaaaaatgaaaagttggGTTATGGGTAGTACATAAACGCAACCCCGTTTGCCTAGTATTTAATCTGTAGTAGTACTCCAGATCCGGCTTGGAGCTTTACTTTGAAGAGAGGTAGAGGAGGTGGAAGTTGGAAGAAGGTGAGAGCTGCCTTCTATGATAACAATGGAATGAAGAAGGGTGAATGGagtgttgaagaagatgataaactAAGAACTTATGTCCAGAAATATGGCCATTGGAACTGGCATCAACTTCTTATGTTTGCTGGTGTACTTTTATTCTTTATCTTACTATATTGGATTAATACTCGGAATAGAATTTTAGCATGTGGCACGTAGTGTACTCTTGTGATTTTATGgagtaatttctttttctttttttttttgtttaggtcTTAAAAGGTGCGGAAAGAGTTGCAGGTGGAGATGGATGAATTACCTCCGGCCTGGATTAAAACGCGGCAACTTCACTGAAGAAGAAGATGCATTGATCATCAAGTTACATGAACAATTCGGAAACAGGTTTAGCATACATATCCAATTAAATCATCATCATATTGCGgatttaattaagaataatttttaaccaaaaatctctAATAATGTGTATACATTACAGATGGTCCACCATAGCTAAAAGTTTACGAGGAAGAACAGACAACGAAATAAAGAACCACTGGCACTCTCAGCTGAAGAAGAGTACAAAGGGAGACGAGGAAGAAAAGTGTAGTAGTTGGCAAAGTGAAGCCACCCAGAATGAAAATATTTGTGAAGGTGAAGCTGAAAGCAATAGCATCGACAACATGACGTTAGGGAGTTCACCACCCTCGTCTCCATCACCATCTTCAAGTAGCGGATCTATGTCTAGCTTAAATGCTGTTGGCCGCCTAGAAGATACTCGTCTTCCTTATTTGGAAATATATGAAACTGAAAGCAGTGGAGATTTCTGGAGTCAGCCCTTTGTTACAGACAATACATCATCCTTGGAAAAGGGTGGCTTTGAGTTGCCATTGCCTTACGACGACATGTATAATGACGATTTTGCTGATTTGCTTTGTGGATTGTGGACATAAAATTGATTTTCGTCCTTTTGATGCTGACACAATTTACTGAATAACAGAATTCAGTTCCATTTGTTTGGTTTCAATTCAATGATCGCCTATACTTTGCTCTGTCTACTGTTGATTCAGATAATCTATTTGCTTGTTTCGAGAATGCCCTATTTTTATTCAGGGCTGTGTGAGTTTGAggtaacaataaaataaataaattgaacacTTAATTTAGGGCTTAAGAAAGAATACTTGGAAATTAACCTAATACCGCTTTTATGCTTTGGATAAATAGAAAATTGAAAAGTGGTTTTGTACAAATATTATTCAAAAAGAGGAAAATGGAAAAACCCAACGCACCGACAGCAACAGAATCACCAAACCTAAAGCAGGAAGCCCTGGCAAGAGCATCTGCAAATTCAAGGATATTGAAGAAATAACAAATGACACTGAAGAGCAGCAAATTCAGGGTTGACACACAAAACATACAAGAATGATCGCCAAATAATTTAATGTTGGGTGGATAAGTTGAgcaaattaattaatcaaattccatcttttatttattttgtaattataaatACCAAACTATTGCCTTACCGACTTTTTTTTGTTGTAACAATTTTTCTTAGGGATCGCAATGGAATATagcaaatattattaaatttattatagttTTACTATTGACATGTTCTGTTCTAtcatttatttccttattttaaaaactattattCTTTTTACAGATGTTGAATGCATTCATTATTGTCCTCACTTTACTctgcttcaatttaatttttactaattattattatttttttaaatatttttaaagttaaatatatatttaaatataattattcaaaaaatatattattttttatatattattttattacatttttaccttttttaatagtttatatttacaAGGATAAATGGTATTTTTATATAGTGGAGCAAGTCGGTTCAAGGCAAGCAATTTTCATAACCGCTTCATACCTactatccaaaagaaaaaaaagtccaCCCTGTCCCGCTCTGTATCtacttttcaaacaaaaaaaatccacTCCATTTGGAACAGATCGATTCAAAATCCATCGAGCGATTCATATTTTGTCATCCCTATTTtgcataaataaatattttaaaggtaaactacaaaaatagtcgaCTAATTTACCTATAAAGGCCCATTTGCAAGTATATTTACGGAAATGAATCAATTTCTGCATTATTTACCAGAAAGGGTCGATATTGGCAAAACACATCCACATAGGAGCATTTTAGGGTGAAATTTCCAGCACATCGCGCCCTTACGGGAGCGTTTTTGACATGTCAGCACaaaacgcgctgacgtggacgcgctttgcTAACGTGGCAAAAACGCTCCCCCAGGGGCCCGTTTTTCTCCGTGTTTTTTCTAGGTTAGTTTGCATGTTTAGTCCCTAGgtttttttggtttagggtttttaaggttagggttttgttAAAAGAATTTAGGGTTAGGTttgtagggtttagggttttgttaAAATAGTTTAAGGTTCAAGGTTTtaggaatttttaaaataaattaggaTTTAGTGttcctttttaaaaattaattaaattagggtttaggggtttaaaataaattaattaaatttgagtttagtgtttttaagaaaattaattaaatttgggtttagtttttttaaaaataatattgtgtttaggtttagggtttagggaaaattatattgacaataaggattttggtttttttctacaatagttcctaaaaaaataattttgagaagacggttctgaacaaatagtgtcaaagcGCTTCAAACAGGATGCACGGTCAGCAAATTACTGGAAAAAGCTCTTACATGgatgctctttttctacagtagttcctaaaaaaataattttgagaagacggttctgaacaaatagtgtcaaaaacgcttcaagcaggatacACTGTCAACAAAATTgttgaaaaaagctcccacgtggacactctttttctacaatagttcctgaaaaaataattttgagaagacgtttctgaacaaatagtgtcaaaaacacttcaagcaggatgcactatcagcaaaattgatgaaaaaagctcccacgtgaacattctttttctacagtagttcctgaaaaaataattttgagaaaacatttctgaacaaatagtgtcaaaaatgttTCAAGTAGGATTCACtatcagcaaaattactgaaaaaagctcccacgtggacgctctgtTACTACAGTAGTTCATGTGTTgcctta
This region includes:
- the LOC121224932 gene encoding MYB-like transcription factor EOBII; the encoded protein is MARKCLNEPSHSERRRSMVDRDPAWSFTLKRGRGGGSWKKVRAAFYDNNGMKKGEWSVEEDDKLRTYVQKYGHWNWHQLLMFAGLKRCGKSCRWRWMNYLRPGLKRGNFTEEEDALIIKLHEQFGNRWSTIAKSLRGRTDNEIKNHWHSQLKKSTKGDEEEKCSSWQSEATQNENICEGEAESNSIDNMTLGSSPPSSPSPSSSSGSMSSLNAVGRLEDTRLPYLEIYETESSGDFWSQPFVTDNTSSLEKGGFELPLPYDDMYNDDFADLLCGLWT